Proteins from a single region of Catenulispora acidiphila DSM 44928:
- a CDS encoding HSP18 transcriptional regulator, which produces MTSDAVAEEMTQMEDKQRGRTPAGAAVFDTGAALGEIAAAMHAVHPSADVPGPASAPLSANQVLAALTLLRELRTEIAGWEPQLIEAARALNTSWADLAPALGVASRQAAERRYLRLRPAVDGAEGTGEERVAAERDRRAGDKAVAGWARDNAAGLRQLAGQIGALTDLGDGADGDLAALHDALGRDDAADLLAPLAGTRGHLTGAHPGLAEQVGAVDSSITRVRAASDRARRPGPQDV; this is translated from the coding sequence ATGACAAGTGATGCCGTCGCCGAGGAGATGACGCAGATGGAAGACAAGCAGCGCGGCCGGACGCCCGCCGGCGCCGCCGTTTTCGACACCGGTGCCGCCTTGGGCGAGATCGCGGCCGCGATGCACGCCGTGCATCCCTCCGCCGACGTGCCCGGGCCGGCGTCGGCGCCGCTGAGTGCCAACCAGGTGCTGGCCGCCCTGACGCTGCTCCGTGAGCTCCGTACGGAGATAGCCGGTTGGGAGCCGCAGCTGATCGAGGCGGCCCGGGCGTTGAACACCAGCTGGGCCGACCTGGCTCCGGCCTTGGGCGTGGCCAGCCGGCAGGCCGCCGAGCGCCGTTACCTGCGGCTGCGGCCCGCGGTCGACGGCGCGGAAGGCACCGGCGAGGAGCGGGTGGCCGCCGAGCGGGACCGTAGAGCGGGAGACAAGGCGGTGGCGGGCTGGGCCCGGGACAACGCCGCCGGGCTGCGGCAGCTGGCCGGGCAGATCGGCGCGCTGACCGATCTGGGGGACGGCGCCGACGGCGACCTGGCCGCGCTGCACGACGCGCTGGGCCGCGACGACGCCGCGGACCTGTTGGCACCGCTGGCCGGTACCCGCGGCCACCTGACCGGCGCCCATCCGGGCCTGGCCGAGCAGGTCGGAGCCGTGGACTCCAGCATTACCCGGGTGCGCGCGGCCTCCGACCGTGCCCGCCGCCCCGGGCCGCAGGACGTGTGA
- a CDS encoding SAM-dependent methyltransferase, which produces MTADVTQPDTGTGGVDGGVGVTALLVAASRAIETHRRDSLAQDLFAEHFVRAARASADWPVRVDQVPDGEADPLWGRFARYFGLRTRVFDDFLLQAVHAGARQVVLLGAGLDARAYRLDWPPGCVIFELDREGVLAFKHRVLDAVAATPKAARVPVPTDLRADWVRALTDAGFDPNTPSAWLAEGLLFYLPGAVETRLIAAVDRLAAAESALAFEVKLDKDLMAHRDSPLYTETRRQIGIDLLDLFAKEARPDSAGDLAARGWSTAVATPYDFTLRFGRGPLPEPNDALGGNRWVFAHRRS; this is translated from the coding sequence ATGACGGCCGACGTGACGCAGCCGGACACCGGCACGGGAGGCGTGGACGGCGGCGTCGGCGTCACCGCCCTGCTGGTCGCCGCCTCCCGCGCGATCGAGACCCACCGCCGCGACAGCCTGGCCCAGGACCTCTTCGCCGAGCACTTCGTGCGCGCCGCGCGGGCGAGCGCGGACTGGCCCGTCCGCGTCGACCAGGTCCCGGACGGCGAGGCGGACCCGCTGTGGGGTCGCTTCGCCCGCTACTTCGGCCTGCGGACCAGGGTCTTCGACGACTTCCTGCTGCAGGCGGTCCACGCGGGCGCACGCCAGGTCGTCCTGCTCGGAGCCGGGCTCGACGCGCGGGCCTACCGGCTCGACTGGCCGCCCGGTTGCGTGATCTTCGAGCTGGACAGGGAAGGGGTGCTGGCGTTCAAGCACAGGGTGCTCGACGCCGTCGCGGCCACCCCGAAGGCAGCACGCGTCCCGGTCCCGACCGACCTGCGCGCCGACTGGGTCAGGGCACTGACAGACGCCGGCTTCGACCCGAACACACCGAGCGCCTGGCTGGCCGAGGGCTTGCTGTTCTATCTGCCCGGCGCCGTCGAGACACGGCTCATCGCCGCTGTGGACCGGCTCGCCGCGGCCGAAAGCGCGCTGGCCTTCGAAGTGAAACTCGACAAGGACCTGATGGCACACCGGGACAGCCCGCTGTACACCGAGACCAGGCGGCAGATCGGCATCGACCTGCTCGACCTCTTCGCGAAGGAGGCGCGGCCCGACTCGGCAGGCGACCTGGCCGCACGAGGCTGGTCCACGGCCGTCGCCACCCCGTACGACTTCACCCTCCGATTCGGCCGCGGTCCCCTGCCCGAACCGAACGACGCGCTGGGCGGCAACCGGTGGGTGTTCGCGCACAGAAGGAGCTAG
- a CDS encoding NAD(P)-dependent alcohol dehydrogenase, translating into MRFDAAVLRSYEGRFAVEQVALEEGPAPDEVLVRIAGCGMCRTDLAVRGSAGRSPLPAVLGHEGSGVVVETGGPDTRLAVGDHVVLSFDSCGHCRACISGAPAYCDSFAELNLFGGRTTNAARFADAAGIPLAPRWFGQSSFAEYAMVPARNAVRVDPTLPLELLGPLGCGFLTGAGAVLNTFGVVPGDALAVFGAGAVGLAAVMAATAAGAVVLAVDRHPERLATAERFGAVPLYGTGGLADRIKRLTDGGVRYALDTTASPDLINEALRALRPTGHLGLVARLRQSLPLEPGTLDRGRKLSHLCEGDAVPGVLIPRLTALWQAGRFPFDQLIRTYPLDEINEAERDCETGRVVKPVLLPPHRTKEHP; encoded by the coding sequence ATCCGGTTCGACGCGGCGGTACTGCGTTCGTACGAGGGCCGATTCGCCGTCGAGCAGGTGGCTTTGGAGGAGGGACCGGCACCGGACGAGGTCCTGGTCAGAATCGCCGGATGCGGGATGTGCCGGACCGATCTCGCCGTCCGGGGTTCGGCGGGCCGCTCGCCGCTGCCGGCCGTCCTCGGCCACGAGGGCTCCGGGGTCGTCGTGGAGACCGGCGGTCCGGACACCCGGCTGGCCGTCGGGGACCACGTCGTGCTGAGTTTCGACTCCTGCGGACACTGCCGGGCCTGTATCAGCGGCGCCCCCGCCTACTGTGATTCCTTCGCCGAGCTCAACCTGTTCGGCGGGCGCACGACGAACGCCGCGCGATTCGCCGACGCGGCCGGAATCCCTTTGGCGCCGCGATGGTTCGGCCAGTCCTCGTTCGCCGAGTACGCGATGGTCCCGGCCCGCAACGCCGTCCGGGTGGATCCCACGCTGCCCCTCGAACTGCTCGGCCCGCTCGGCTGCGGCTTCCTCACCGGCGCCGGCGCCGTCCTGAACACGTTCGGCGTCGTCCCCGGCGATGCCCTCGCCGTTTTCGGTGCGGGCGCCGTGGGCCTGGCGGCGGTCATGGCGGCGACCGCGGCTGGAGCCGTGGTCCTGGCCGTCGACCGGCACCCCGAACGGCTGGCGACGGCCGAGCGCTTCGGCGCCGTCCCGCTGTACGGGACCGGCGGTCTCGCCGACCGTATCAAGCGGCTGACGGACGGCGGGGTGCGCTACGCCCTGGACACCACGGCCTCGCCCGACCTGATCAACGAGGCGCTCAGGGCCCTGCGACCGACCGGCCACCTGGGCCTCGTGGCGCGGCTCCGCCAGAGCCTTCCGCTGGAGCCCGGTACGTTGGACCGCGGCCGCAAACTGTCCCACCTCTGCGAGGGCGACGCGGTGCCCGGCGTGCTCATCCCCCGGCTGACAGCGCTCTGGCAGGCCGGCCGCTTCCCCTTCGACCAGCTCATCCGCACCTACCCGCTCGACGAGATCAACGAGGCCGAGCGCGACTGCGAGACGGGGCGCGTCGTCAAACCCGTCCTGCTGCCGCCGCACCGCACGAAGGAGCACCCATGA
- a CDS encoding aldehyde dehydrogenase family protein, whose product MPTTEPSRPHRARGGSFAVLDPATGEPFAEAPDQQPEELDAIVERAHTAWRGWRADPDARAAALLAAADAVERAGPDLAPLLTREQGKPLPESFAEVARAAARLRYFATLRPQTRPIVDGRPVRSEVRWRPLGPVAAIVPWNFPLQLASAKFAPALAAGNTVVLKPSPFTPLATRMLGSVLAAALPEDVLTIVTGREPLGERLASHPGFGHVTFTGSVPTGRAVARGAASSLARVTLELGGNDAAILLDDVDVEQIVDRLFWAAFRNCGQICMAVKRVYAPARLYAEVVEALAQRADQTVVGPGLQAGSQLGPVNNAPQLARVEGYAAEALATGARAAAGGHRLDRPGYFFAPTILADVSAQSPVVAQEQFGPVLPVLVYRGVEQAVEAANATGFGLGGSVWGTDLDRAEEVAERLECGTVWINHHGELSLAQPFAGAKDSGVGVAGGPWGFYGNLRPFVVHRPEET is encoded by the coding sequence ATGCCGACGACTGAGCCCAGCCGCCCGCACCGGGCCCGCGGCGGCAGCTTCGCAGTCCTCGATCCCGCGACCGGCGAGCCCTTTGCCGAGGCGCCCGATCAGCAGCCTGAGGAACTGGACGCGATCGTCGAGCGGGCGCACACGGCCTGGCGCGGGTGGCGTGCCGACCCCGACGCCCGCGCCGCCGCGCTGCTCGCGGCGGCCGACGCGGTGGAGCGGGCCGGGCCGGACCTCGCCCCGCTGCTCACCCGCGAGCAGGGCAAACCGCTGCCGGAGTCGTTCGCGGAGGTGGCCCGCGCAGCGGCCCGCCTTCGCTACTTCGCCACGCTTCGCCCGCAGACCCGGCCGATCGTGGACGGCCGACCGGTGCGCAGCGAGGTCCGCTGGCGGCCGCTCGGTCCCGTCGCCGCGATCGTTCCGTGGAACTTCCCGCTCCAACTCGCCTCCGCGAAGTTCGCCCCCGCGCTCGCCGCGGGCAACACGGTGGTGCTCAAACCCTCCCCCTTCACTCCCCTGGCCACCAGGATGCTGGGATCGGTGCTGGCCGCCGCCCTGCCCGAGGACGTCCTCACGATCGTCACCGGCCGCGAACCCCTCGGCGAGCGCCTCGCCTCCCACCCGGGGTTCGGGCACGTCACCTTCACCGGCTCGGTTCCCACCGGCCGCGCCGTGGCCCGGGGCGCGGCGTCCTCGCTGGCCCGGGTCACCCTGGAGTTGGGCGGCAACGATGCCGCGATCCTGCTCGACGACGTGGACGTGGAGCAGATCGTGGACCGGCTGTTCTGGGCGGCGTTCCGCAACTGCGGGCAGATCTGCATGGCGGTCAAGCGGGTCTACGCCCCGGCCCGGCTCTATGCCGAAGTCGTCGAAGCCCTGGCACAGCGCGCGGATCAGACCGTCGTGGGACCGGGCCTGCAAGCGGGATCGCAACTGGGACCGGTCAACAACGCCCCTCAGCTCGCCCGGGTCGAGGGCTACGCGGCGGAGGCTTTGGCGACCGGCGCCCGCGCCGCGGCCGGCGGGCACCGGCTCGACAGGCCGGGCTACTTCTTCGCGCCGACGATCCTGGCCGACGTCTCGGCCCAGAGCCCGGTGGTCGCTCAGGAGCAGTTCGGCCCGGTGCTGCCGGTGCTCGTGTACCGCGGCGTGGAGCAGGCCGTCGAAGCGGCCAACGCCACCGGTTTCGGCCTCGGCGGTTCGGTGTGGGGAACCGATCTGGACCGGGCCGAGGAGGTCGCCGAACGGCTCGAATGCGGGACCGTCTGGATCAACCACCACGGCGAGCTCTCCCTTGCCCAGCCGTTCGCGGGCGCGAAGGACAGCGGCGTAGGTGTCGCGGGCGGGCCGTGGGGCTTCTACGGGAACCTCCGACCGTTCGTCGTGCACCGGCCCGAGGAGACGTGA
- a CDS encoding (5-formylfuran-3-yl)methyl phosphate synthase, with protein sequence MLLLISPADVEEARDCAKASRHLDIVDVKKPDEGSLGANFPWVIREIRDIVPADKPVSATVGDVPYKPGTVAQAALGAVVSGATYIKVGLFGCTTPDQAVTVMRAVVRAVKDYRPDALVVASGYADAHRVGCVNPLAVPDIAGRSGCDAAMLDTAIKDGTRLFDHVPPDLCAEFVRRAHDTGRLAALAGSVRAEDLGTLTAIGTDIVGVRGAVCERGDRTTGRIQPHLVAAFRAEMDRHSREQAAVPAGN encoded by the coding sequence TTGTTGCTGCTCATATCCCCGGCCGACGTCGAAGAAGCCCGCGACTGCGCGAAGGCGTCGCGGCACCTCGACATCGTCGACGTCAAGAAGCCGGACGAGGGCTCGCTCGGTGCCAACTTCCCGTGGGTGATCCGGGAGATCCGCGACATCGTCCCGGCGGACAAGCCGGTATCGGCGACCGTGGGGGACGTGCCCTACAAACCCGGCACGGTCGCCCAGGCGGCACTCGGCGCGGTTGTCTCGGGCGCCACGTACATCAAGGTCGGCCTGTTCGGCTGCACCACGCCCGACCAGGCCGTCACCGTCATGCGCGCCGTCGTGCGAGCGGTCAAGGACTACCGGCCGGACGCGCTCGTCGTCGCCTCCGGGTACGCCGACGCCCACCGCGTCGGCTGCGTCAACCCGCTCGCCGTGCCCGACATCGCCGGCCGCTCCGGCTGCGACGCGGCCATGCTCGACACCGCCATCAAGGACGGGACCCGGCTGTTCGACCACGTTCCGCCCGACCTGTGCGCGGAGTTCGTCCGGCGGGCGCACGACACCGGGCGGCTCGCGGCGCTCGCGGGCAGCGTCAGAGCGGAGGACCTGGGCACGCTCACCGCCATCGGCACGGACATCGTGGGGGTGCGCGGGGCGGTGTGCGAGCGCGGCGACCGCACCACCGGACGGATCCAACCGCATCTGGTGGCGGCCTTCCGAGCCGAGATGGACCGGCACAGCCGGGAACAGGCCGCCGTCCCCGCCGGGAACTGA
- a CDS encoding EF-hand domain-containing protein, with protein sequence MNPHPQAAKRVEHVFDLFDTDGNGFIEAADIALMTNRVVAAATGSDQAAKDAMRAAFDRYWITMADALDANHDGRISAEEFQAFVLSPERFGAAVEQFAEALSALGDPDGDGLIDRPVFEALMTAIGFGRENLNALFDSFGPTAQDQIEAEVWRVAIVEFYDPGDGDTRGNHLIPAQQR encoded by the coding sequence ATGAACCCCCACCCCCAGGCCGCCAAGCGGGTCGAGCACGTCTTCGACCTCTTCGACACCGACGGCAACGGCTTCATCGAGGCCGCGGACATCGCGCTCATGACGAACCGGGTGGTCGCCGCCGCGACCGGCTCGGACCAGGCCGCGAAGGACGCGATGCGCGCCGCCTTCGACCGCTACTGGATCACGATGGCCGACGCGCTCGACGCGAACCACGACGGACGGATCAGCGCCGAGGAGTTCCAGGCTTTCGTCCTCAGTCCGGAGCGCTTCGGCGCGGCCGTCGAGCAGTTCGCCGAGGCGCTGTCCGCGCTCGGCGACCCCGACGGCGACGGGCTCATCGACCGCCCGGTCTTCGAGGCGCTGATGACGGCGATCGGCTTCGGGCGCGAGAACCTGAACGCGCTCTTCGATTCCTTCGGTCCCACCGCGCAGGACCAGATCGAGGCGGAGGTGTGGCGGGTCGCGATCGTGGAGTTCTACGACCCGGGCGACGGCGACACCCGGGGCAACCACCTGATCCCCGCGCAACAGCGCTGA